The following proteins are encoded in a genomic region of Hoeflea phototrophica DFL-43:
- the cobI gene encoding precorrin-2 C(20)-methyltransferase, whose protein sequence is MSGKLYGLGLGPGDPELVTLKAYRILREAPVIAWPAPDTGPSFARSIAAPHLPGGQTEIPIVVPMRTERFPARDVYDKASVEIAAHLDAGRDVAVLCEGDPFFYGSFMYLFERLVPHYDTEVVPGVSSMMAAASAAGRPLAARNDVLTVVPGPLDDAELTNRFNAADALAIIKIGRHFKRLRSLIEKMNLLPHAIYAERVSLGSERLMPLADVPEDTAPYFSMILIYKGGEDWIHALPGSKP, encoded by the coding sequence ATGAGTGGCAAACTCTACGGGCTGGGTCTCGGTCCTGGCGACCCTGAACTGGTGACCTTGAAGGCCTACCGGATCCTGCGCGAGGCGCCGGTGATCGCCTGGCCGGCACCCGATACGGGTCCGAGCTTCGCGCGCTCGATTGCGGCACCGCATCTTCCCGGCGGGCAGACCGAGATCCCGATCGTGGTGCCGATGCGCACCGAGCGGTTTCCCGCCCGTGATGTCTATGACAAGGCATCCGTGGAGATCGCGGCGCATCTTGATGCCGGCCGTGATGTCGCGGTTCTGTGCGAGGGAGATCCGTTTTTCTACGGATCCTTCATGTATCTGTTCGAGCGCCTGGTGCCGCATTACGACACCGAAGTGGTGCCGGGCGTGTCTTCGATGATGGCGGCGGCAAGTGCCGCGGGGCGGCCGCTGGCGGCGCGCAACGATGTTCTCACGGTTGTGCCGGGGCCGCTTGACGATGCAGAGCTCACAAATCGATTCAACGCGGCAGATGCATTAGCGATCATTAAAATAGGCAGACATTTCAAGCGGTTAAGAAGCCTGATTGAAAAGATGAATCTGCTGCCTCATGCAATCTATGCGGAACGTGTGTCGCTTGGTTCGGAACGGTTGATGCCGCTTGCCGATGTGCCTGAAGACACCGCGCCGTATTTTTCGATGATCCTGATCTACAAGGGCGGCGAGGACTGGATCCACGCGCTGCCCGGGAGCAAGCCATGA
- a CDS encoding bifunctional cobalt-precorrin-7 (C(5))-methyltransferase/cobalt-precorrin-6B (C(15))-methyltransferase, with the protein MGEIGTAGATPWLTLIGIGDNGLDSLTQPARALFESARTIIAPQRVLDRIDCGEREVIAWTFGIRQTLELLMARRGTPTTILATGDPMHFGIGATLMRDLDASEMRVIPSPSAFSLAASRLGWGLQDVTQISLHGRSVHGLASHVQPGARIIALTSTGRTVIEAAEILNARGYGRSGMWVLEHMGGPDERVRVMRAEQVVAEKPAIADFNTLAIACEPTPGAALLSAVPGLPDAAFEHDGQLTKREVRAVTLARLGPVPGGLLWDVGAGCGSVGIEWMRAARGAHAIAIEPVEKRRTMIAQNAIDLGAPGLEIVAGNAPDALANLKRPDAVFIGGGISHAGVFEAVWDALKPMGRLVANAVTVEGEARLFALQAEHGGELVRLQTSRAEPVGRYLGWKPLMPVTIWSVTKEGS; encoded by the coding sequence ATGGGTGAGATCGGCACGGCGGGCGCAACGCCATGGCTCACTCTGATCGGCATTGGTGACAATGGCCTCGACAGCCTGACGCAGCCGGCGCGGGCGCTGTTCGAAAGTGCGCGCACCATCATCGCGCCGCAGCGGGTGCTCGACCGGATCGATTGCGGCGAGCGCGAGGTGATCGCCTGGACCTTCGGGATCAGACAGACGCTCGAATTGCTGATGGCGCGCCGGGGGACGCCGACAACCATTCTGGCCACCGGCGACCCGATGCATTTCGGCATTGGCGCGACGCTGATGCGCGATCTCGATGCGTCTGAGATGCGGGTGATTCCTTCGCCGTCTGCGTTCTCGTTGGCCGCGAGCCGGCTCGGTTGGGGGCTGCAGGACGTGACGCAGATCTCGCTGCATGGCCGCTCGGTTCATGGCCTGGCCTCGCATGTTCAACCCGGTGCGCGGATCATCGCGTTGACCTCGACCGGGCGCACTGTGATCGAGGCTGCCGAGATCCTCAACGCCCGCGGCTATGGCCGCTCCGGGATGTGGGTGCTCGAACATATGGGCGGGCCGGATGAACGCGTTCGCGTGATGCGGGCCGAGCAGGTGGTCGCTGAAAAACCGGCGATCGCCGATTTCAACACGCTGGCGATTGCCTGTGAGCCGACACCTGGTGCGGCGCTGCTTTCGGCCGTTCCCGGATTGCCGGATGCCGCTTTCGAGCATGACGGGCAACTGACCAAGCGTGAGGTCCGGGCGGTGACGCTGGCGCGTTTGGGACCGGTGCCCGGAGGCTTGTTGTGGGATGTCGGCGCGGGCTGTGGTTCGGTCGGGATCGAATGGATGCGTGCGGCGCGCGGTGCCCACGCTATTGCCATCGAGCCGGTCGAGAAACGTCGGACAATGATTGCTCAAAACGCGATTGATCTTGGCGCGCCGGGTCTCGAGATTGTTGCGGGAAATGCGCCGGACGCGCTCGCCAATCTCAAGCGGCCCGATGCCGTTTTCATCGGCGGTGGCATCTCCCATGCCGGCGTGTTCGAGGCAGTCTGGGACGCACTCAAACCAATGGGCCGATTGGTTGCCAACGCCGTCACGGTGGAAGGCGAAGCGCGGCTGTTCGCATTGCAGGCTGAGCACGGCGGCGAGCTTGTGCGGCTGCAAACAAGCCGTGCCGAGCCGGTTGGCCGCTATCTCGGATGGAAGCCTCTGATGCCTGTGACGATCTGGTCCGTGACCAAGGAAGGCTCATGA
- the cobJ gene encoding precorrin-3B C(17)-methyltransferase yields MTQSPAIVILSEAAKPMARRIAEALGGEVHGLARRVTDGVDTGFADTGAHLSALFLQGRPVVGVMASGALIRLLALHLADKVSEPPVIAVAEDGSVIVPLLGGHHGANDLAREIATIVDGVAAITTAGDLKFGVALDQPPEGWVLANPAAAKQVMADLVAGGTARLEGEAGWLSETTLPFSSDGEIVLSVSDASEEPPANGLLYRPQSLVLGIGCERGADGEEVLALAVESLSQAGLSSASVGLVASIDVKADEVAVHHVARHFGCPVRVFDAATLEAETPRLKKPSDIVFAEVGCHGVAEGAALAAAGAGGELVTEKRKSRRATCAIARAPTPFTARTLPGRARGHLMVVGIGPGSEGWRSPEVSSMVAASTDLVGYSLYLDLLGPLAKGKARHDFDLGKEEARVRHAMELAGEGKSVALVCSGDAGIYAMATLVFELLDKADGPDGLTDAARRIEIAVSPGISALQAAAARAGAPLGHDFCTISLSDLLTPWEDIKRRVWAAGEGDFVIAFYNPVSKKRRTQLAWARDALLEHRPASTPVILATNLGREGELIRVVPLVALNVDDVDMLTVVVVGSSNSSTVATGDGRTWVYTPRGYARKEGTAMTNSVAGDAA; encoded by the coding sequence ATGACCCAATCTCCGGCAATCGTCATTCTCTCCGAGGCGGCCAAACCGATGGCGCGGCGTATAGCCGAGGCCCTGGGTGGAGAGGTGCATGGTCTGGCGCGGCGGGTGACGGACGGTGTTGATACCGGGTTTGCCGACACCGGTGCGCATCTGTCCGCGCTGTTTCTGCAGGGGCGTCCGGTCGTCGGAGTGATGGCATCCGGTGCTCTGATCCGGCTGCTTGCGCTGCATCTTGCGGACAAGGTGAGCGAGCCGCCGGTGATCGCTGTGGCCGAGGACGGTTCGGTGATTGTGCCGCTGTTGGGCGGCCATCATGGCGCCAACGATCTGGCCCGCGAGATCGCGACGATTGTCGACGGGGTTGCCGCGATCACCACTGCGGGCGATCTGAAATTCGGGGTCGCGCTGGATCAGCCGCCAGAGGGTTGGGTGCTTGCCAATCCGGCTGCGGCCAAGCAGGTGATGGCCGATCTTGTGGCCGGCGGCACTGCGCGGCTTGAGGGGGAGGCCGGGTGGCTTTCGGAAACCACGTTGCCTTTTTCATCTGACGGCGAGATCGTGCTTTCTGTCTCGGACGCGTCGGAAGAGCCGCCTGCAAATGGTTTGCTTTATCGTCCGCAGAGTCTGGTGCTGGGCATCGGATGCGAGCGCGGGGCGGATGGTGAGGAGGTGCTTGCCTTGGCGGTCGAGAGCCTCTCTCAGGCGGGCCTGTCCTCAGCATCGGTCGGGCTGGTAGCATCGATTGATGTGAAGGCCGACGAGGTGGCGGTGCATCATGTGGCCAGGCATTTCGGTTGCCCGGTGCGGGTTTTCGATGCTGCAACACTGGAGGCTGAAACGCCGCGATTGAAAAAACCTTCCGACATTGTGTTTGCCGAAGTGGGGTGTCATGGCGTGGCCGAGGGGGCGGCACTGGCTGCTGCGGGAGCCGGGGGCGAACTGGTTACTGAGAAGCGCAAGAGCCGCCGCGCGACCTGTGCCATTGCGCGGGCTCCCACGCCCTTCACCGCAAGGACCCTGCCGGGCCGGGCGCGCGGGCATTTGATGGTGGTGGGCATCGGGCCGGGATCGGAGGGTTGGCGCTCGCCGGAGGTCTCTTCGATGGTGGCCGCCTCGACGGATCTGGTTGGCTATTCGCTCTATCTCGATCTGCTCGGCCCGCTGGCCAAGGGCAAGGCGCGGCATGATTTTGATCTCGGCAAGGAAGAGGCGCGGGTGCGCCATGCCATGGAACTTGCGGGCGAGGGCAAATCGGTGGCGCTGGTCTGTTCCGGTGACGCCGGGATCTATGCCATGGCGACGCTGGTGTTCGAACTGCTCGACAAGGCCGACGGGCCCGACGGTCTGACGGATGCGGCGCGGCGGATCGAGATCGCGGTCTCGCCGGGCATCTCGGCGCTGCAGGCGGCGGCCGCGCGTGCCGGGGCTCCGCTGGGTCACGATTTCTGCACCATCTCGCTGTCTGATCTGCTTACTCCCTGGGAAGACATCAAGCGCCGGGTCTGGGCGGCGGGCGAGGGGGACTTTGTGATCGCCTTCTACAATCCGGTGTCCAAGAAGCGCCGGACCCAACTCGCCTGGGCGCGCGATGCGCTGCTCGAGCATAGGCCGGCCTCGACACCGGTGATCCTCGCTACCAATCTGGGGCGTGAGGGCGAGCTGATCCGGGTGGTGCCTCTGGTCGCGCTCAATGTGGATGATGTCGACATGCTGACCGTGGTCGTGGTGGGGTCGTCCAACTCCTCGACGGTTGCCACCGGCGACGGCCGGACCTGGGTGTACACGCCGCGCGGCTATGCTCGGAAGGAAGGCACCGCCATGACCAATTCAGTTGCAGGAGACGCGGCATGA